The proteins below are encoded in one region of Streptomyces cyanogenus:
- a CDS encoding GMC oxidoreductase, whose protein sequence is MNAHQSLSRRRMLGLAALGAAALAGQSTITAAPRAAAAPAAGVSDGTFVPAVVVGTGYGAAVSALRLGEAGVSTLMLEMGRLWNQPGPDGDVFCGMLQPDKRSSWFKTRTEAPLGSFLWLDVANRDIEPYAGVLDRVNFDQMSVYVGRGVGGGSLVNGGMAVTPRRSYFEEVLPQVDADEMYSTYFPRANSGLRVKNIDRGWFEQTEWYTYARVGREQAAKAGVGTTFVPNVYDWDYMRREADGTVPRSALTAEVIYGNNHGKVSLDKSYLAAALGTGNVVIETLHQVKTIRQRSDGTYLLTVEQKDDGGKLLATKEISCRHLFLGAGSLGSTELLLRARETGTLANLNSEIGGGWGPNGNVMTARANHVWNPTGARQSSIPALGIDDWDNPDHPVFAEIAPMPAGLETWVSLYLAITKNPERGTFVYDAAKDRADLRWTREQNAPAVAAAKSLFDRINKANTTMYRYDLFGKRLKAFADDFCYHPLGGCVLGRATDNYGRVTGYKNLYVTDGSLIPGSIGVNPFVTITALAERNVERIIREDVKDSHRD, encoded by the coding sequence ATGAACGCACACCAGTCCCTGTCGCGCCGCCGCATGCTCGGTCTGGCGGCCTTGGGCGCCGCCGCACTCGCAGGGCAGAGCACGATCACCGCGGCCCCCCGGGCCGCCGCCGCCCCCGCGGCCGGTGTCTCCGACGGCACGTTCGTCCCCGCTGTCGTGGTCGGCACCGGATACGGCGCGGCCGTCTCCGCCCTGCGTCTCGGCGAGGCGGGAGTATCCACCCTGATGCTGGAGATGGGCCGGCTGTGGAACCAGCCGGGTCCCGACGGCGACGTCTTCTGCGGGATGCTCCAGCCCGACAAGCGCTCCAGCTGGTTCAAGACCCGCACCGAGGCTCCGCTCGGCTCCTTCCTGTGGCTCGACGTCGCCAACCGGGACATCGAGCCCTACGCCGGTGTACTGGACCGGGTCAACTTCGACCAGATGTCCGTGTACGTGGGACGCGGTGTCGGCGGCGGTTCGCTCGTCAACGGTGGCATGGCGGTCACGCCCCGGCGCTCGTACTTCGAGGAGGTGCTGCCCCAGGTCGACGCCGACGAGATGTACAGCACGTACTTCCCGCGCGCGAACTCCGGCCTCCGCGTGAAGAACATCGACAGGGGCTGGTTCGAGCAGACGGAGTGGTACACGTACGCGCGTGTCGGGCGTGAGCAGGCTGCGAAGGCGGGCGTCGGCACCACCTTCGTGCCCAACGTGTACGACTGGGACTACATGCGCCGTGAGGCGGACGGCACGGTGCCCAGGTCCGCGCTGACCGCCGAGGTCATCTACGGCAACAACCACGGCAAGGTCTCTCTCGACAAGAGCTATCTGGCCGCTGCCCTCGGCACCGGAAACGTCGTCATCGAGACCCTGCACCAGGTCAAGACGATCCGGCAGCGCAGCGACGGCACCTACCTGCTGACTGTCGAGCAGAAGGACGACGGCGGCAAGCTGCTCGCGACCAAGGAGATCTCCTGTCGCCACCTCTTCCTCGGCGCAGGTAGCCTCGGCTCGACCGAACTGCTGCTGCGTGCCCGGGAGACCGGCACGCTCGCGAACCTCAACTCGGAGATCGGCGGCGGCTGGGGCCCCAACGGCAACGTCATGACCGCCCGGGCCAATCACGTGTGGAACCCGACGGGCGCCAGGCAGTCGTCGATCCCCGCCCTCGGCATCGACGACTGGGACAACCCCGACCACCCTGTCTTCGCCGAGATCGCCCCCATGCCTGCCGGCCTGGAGACCTGGGTCAGCCTGTACCTGGCCATCACCAAGAACCCGGAGCGCGGCACCTTCGTCTACGACGCCGCCAAGGATCGCGCGGACCTGCGCTGGACCAGGGAGCAGAACGCGCCCGCGGTCGCGGCCGCGAAGTCGCTGTTCGACCGCATCAACAAGGCCAACACCACCATGTACCGGTACGACCTCTTCGGCAAGCGGCTCAAGGCCTTCGCCGACGACTTCTGCTACCACCCGCTCGGCGGCTGCGTCCTCGGCAGGGCCACCGACAACTACGGCCGTGTCACCGGATACAAGAACCTCTATGTGACCGACGGCTCGCTCATACCCGGCAGCATCGGCGTCAACCCGTTCGTGACCATCACGGCGCTGGCGGAGCGGAACGTCGAGCGCATCATCCGGGAGGACGTCAAGGATTCACACCGTGATTGA
- a CDS encoding LuxR C-terminal-related transcriptional regulator, which translates to MIDETRATAVAHVSSTATKQRAEYGEIFRLMFEQSGLCMATLDRSLCLREANIDFLAQFGRNLQDSYGRPFSAFLHPTVRRSIGRDLELLSAGERDRVGGKFIAVRQDGALLFGELIAVSVVRSLGEVDSILVLVGRTSRVGEAQAMVQRGMLLVPMDAKILEGVAAGMSTGKLATVLHMSRGGVEYRITALLRRFKAVNRTELASKAYSMGLLTTDSWPPTVQSAYVQA; encoded by the coding sequence GTGATTGACGAAACGCGTGCCACGGCGGTGGCCCATGTTTCGTCCACCGCGACGAAACAAAGAGCGGAGTACGGTGAGATATTCCGGTTGATGTTCGAGCAGTCAGGGCTGTGCATGGCCACGCTGGATCGTTCCTTGTGCCTGCGTGAAGCCAACATCGACTTCCTCGCACAGTTCGGCCGCAACCTCCAGGACAGTTACGGTCGTCCGTTCTCGGCGTTCCTGCATCCGACGGTACGACGATCCATAGGCCGCGATCTGGAACTGCTCAGCGCCGGTGAGCGTGACCGTGTCGGGGGAAAGTTCATCGCGGTCAGGCAGGACGGTGCGCTGCTGTTCGGTGAACTGATCGCCGTATCGGTGGTCAGGTCACTCGGTGAGGTCGATTCCATTCTGGTGTTGGTGGGACGGACTTCCCGGGTCGGCGAGGCGCAGGCAATGGTTCAGCGTGGAATGCTGCTCGTCCCGATGGATGCCAAGATCCTGGAAGGCGTCGCGGCAGGGATGTCCACGGGCAAGCTGGCCACCGTTCTGCACATGAGCCGGGGCGGGGTGGAGTACCGGATCACGGCTCTGTTGCGCAGGTTCAAGGCCGTCAACCGAACCGAACTGGCCTCGAAGGCCTACTCCATGGGCCTGCTGACCACCGACAGCTGGCCGCCCACCGTGCAGTCGGCCTACGTACAGGCCTGA
- a CDS encoding LuxR C-terminal-related transcriptional regulator has translation MPDALDGPTEHIWADINHSVQQRTPSRSAAMFRSLFERSGVGMAALDSHSRIRRANDAMLALLDRDTSEVRDIAFTDLLHPDSRSRLRVGFDQLRLGRTGRLTEYVKVPRPENAVGGNLTALRMRADARADSPLLVLVQLDPPTPECPPGGARPTLLGEMEARILEKVAAGASTVQLAGQLHLSCKGIEYHVSAMLRKLDVPNRPALVSRAYTLGILSSGSWPPRVQQEYVKSP, from the coding sequence ATGCCAGATGCATTAGATGGTCCGACGGAACACATTTGGGCTGACATCAATCACTCGGTGCAGCAACGCACACCGTCCCGGTCGGCGGCCATGTTCCGTTCACTTTTCGAGCGTTCCGGAGTCGGAATGGCGGCGCTGGACTCGCACAGCAGGATCCGGCGGGCCAACGATGCCATGCTCGCCCTGCTGGACCGCGACACCTCCGAGGTCCGTGACATCGCGTTCACCGACCTTCTCCACCCTGACAGCCGCTCCCGGCTACGGGTCGGTTTCGATCAGCTCCGCCTCGGCCGCACCGGCCGTCTCACCGAGTACGTCAAGGTACCGCGTCCGGAGAACGCGGTGGGGGGCAATCTCACGGCCTTGCGGATGCGGGCCGACGCCCGCGCCGACAGCCCGCTCCTCGTACTGGTCCAGCTCGACCCTCCGACCCCCGAATGCCCGCCGGGCGGTGCCCGGCCGACCCTGCTGGGCGAGATGGAGGCCAGAATCCTCGAGAAGGTCGCCGCCGGTGCCTCCACCGTGCAGTTGGCCGGTCAGCTGCACCTGAGCTGCAAAGGCATCGAGTACCACGTCAGCGCCATGTTGCGAAAGCTGGACGTGCCCAACCGGCCGGCGCTTGTCTCCCGCGCCTACACGCTGGGCATCCTGAGCAGCGGCAGTTGGCCACCCCGGGTGCAGCAGGAGTACGTCAAAAGCCCCTGA